From Quercus lobata isolate SW786 chromosome 11, ValleyOak3.0 Primary Assembly, whole genome shotgun sequence:
GATCGTACCTAATCGATGATCGTCGAGCTCGATGAGATCTCCATGATCGTCGAGCTCTATGAGATCTCCACACGCTCTGTGAGATTTCTCAGTTTCAGGCTATCAACAAAAGAGTGATAAGAGCTCTGTTTGTTGGTTACGTTTGGgctatgtttttaaattttgttgggctttttcaagggatgaaaattttgttgtgggCTTTTTTCAAGGgctgaaaattttgtaattttttatcaaGGGTTGTGGGCTGAAAAAACTGACGCGTTTTTTTTTGTCACACCTATTTCAAGggtgttttaatttattttgagggtctaaataatttttgaaataaagtaaCACATATCCTACCGCATTTGTATTTGTAGGTTGTATCCACAGATTTTAGTAAACCCTCGATAAAAGAGGGTTGAAATAACTAAAGTTTGTTGTAGTGCACGacattattcatatatttaaaaattattttgctacagtgttttcagtttcagttttcagtttcagtaaaaataagttcaatctaAACGGACCCTAGAAATGATGCAGATATCCTCCATGTGAATATAATGGCTGAAAACATCTTTCATTATTATGCCATAGTATGTGGACTGAACACTACGATATAACATGATAACCATCAGTAGCCATTCATGACTAAGCAATTAATATCCACTTGAGGATATATACTTGCCTTTTCTAGAAGCATATATATGGGAAATAATTTTGAGCTGCTCTTACATCACAAGACAActtggattggattggattggacTATCAAATTACTGATGTGAAAGTCTCCAAATGAATGGTGAACTTAGCAGTGAGAGCATGTGAAAAGCTTCAATGGTTACTGTATGGAAAAGTTAGCAAGAGTAGCTAACTTGTATATATTCTTTCAGAGAGATATTCTAGATATATGTCATACAGGAAGGATTAAGGATATAGAATCTCATTTTAAGGCTATAACTAAGGATATTTACCTTGGGAAATACATGAGGATTAAAAATTTTGCTCTTAATTAGTAGGACCTCTGTCCATAGAAAAATTTCTCTGAATGTCTAAAACACTGCTTAGCCTATTCCCTATGTTCTGATCATATCTATAttgcaaataattttattcttgTTTGAGCTTTCTGGATGCATCAAGGCTTCTATGTAGTGTTTGACTAATATGACATTAGTAAATTATTGGTGAGTCCATAGCAGCGTATGAATTACATATTAGGCTCCGTTTGTTTTGACTTCAAACGGAATTCAGAAAtccttttccggaaaatagcgtGTTTGGTAGGTTAGGAAAATTaggtcaaactgaaaatattttcagtttgaccgtAAAATAAGGCTTCTGGGGCGGAAAATCATTTCAGtcctcattttcacttcaaacatTTTCCATTCTGCTCTCTCACACGCACTCGACACACACAGAGCTCTCCAAGCTTCGATCCACACACCGAGCGACGAAGCTCCAAGCTCCGAGCTCCAAGCCCCGATCCACACACCGAGCGAAGAAGCTCCAAGCTCCAAGCTTCGATCCACACACCGAGCGAAGAAGCTCCAAGCTCCGAGCTCCAAGCCCCGATCCACACACCGAGCGAAGAAGCTCCAAGCTCCGACCTCCAAGCCCCGATCCACACACCGAGCTCCACCATCTCCCTCACGCCAAACGCTCAAGCCCATCTCCCTCACGCAGCTGATCCTCTCCACGCACGGTGAGTTGCCCTTTTCCATTTCTCAGTCCGATCCGCTCATTTCTCTGTCCGATCACCCTTATTTCTCCGATCCACACTCTCTCATTTCATTTCTCAGTCCGATCCACACAGCTCCGATCCACACACTCACTCACCTCCGATCCACTCACCTCACCGGTCCAGCCATCCTCCCGATCCGATctctgaaatatatatatatatatatttatttagttgtttatttatataaatatttatataattatttacatgtttttatctattaatttttgtattatacattGTTTATAAACTGTGTATTTGTGGGTAAtgtatatcaaaattttgggacttttctgattgcaggttatttattaatttttttcaattatccaTTGTCGATTAAACTGTGTATTTGTGAATTATGTATATGAAATTTTGGGGCTTTTCTGATTGCAGGatatttatcaacttttttaattatccATTGTTTATGAAACTGTGTAATTATGGGTGATGCATATATCAATTTTGGGGCTTTTCTGATTGCAGGTTATTCCCAATTGGTTTGTggtctgaaatttttttttagaattttggggCTTGACTGGTTATGCATGATTggtttttgctgttatttttattagaattcGGTTATGGGTTATGTGTAGAAATTTTGGGCCTTCACCCATGCTTCGTGTAATTATGTTCTTGCAGAccaatatgtgtgtgtttacAACTTCATTGAAGGTGTTTTGGGTATATAGGTGATTATAAATAGAATGTAATGTGATGGTATTGTGCGATATCAATGTGTAGTTATCAATGTGATGGTATTGGTATAGTGtaaatagaatgcaatgtgaTGGTTTGGATGTTATATGTTTGTGGCTGAATTTATTTATGGTGTAATCAATACCATACTTGTTTACATACCTCTTAAACTAcaatgtttgtgattttggtagatgaagaaaaaaaccaaagccgCAATTCTTGCCTCAGTTGCATCTGTCCTCCTTGTGGGGGTTGCATTGTTAAAGAAATTACGACGTAGACGTAGAGAACTGCCTAGGGCGCCTTATGTTAACCATGCCACCGAGAGAGAGGAATACATAAATAGTGTTTTGCATGGAAGTGAGAGACATTGTGTGAATCAACTTAGGATGAAGCCTATAGCTTTCCACCACTTATGTCACATCCTCACTGAGGGGGAGCACTTACGTCCGACTGTTCACATGTCTGTTACGGAGCAAGTGTTCATTTTCTTGCACATTATTGGTCATAATGTGAGGTTTCGTGTAATGGGTAGTCGGATCTATAGATCAACTGAGACTGTTCATAGATACTTCAAGATTGTCCTTAGGGGGGTCCTGAAATTATATAGAGCTCTAATAAGACTGCGTAGCGAAGATACACCTCCAGAGATAAGGAATAGCAGAAGGTTTTacccatattttaaggtaaatattgtgacttgtgtgtttttgtaaattgtgaagatttatgtaattttaaaccATTATGTTTGTCGAAAATTAGGATTGTGTTGGAGCAATAGATGGTACACATGTTCGTGCATCTGTGCCACCTGAAATACAAGGAAGATTTCGTGGTCGCAAAGATGGAACCACGCAAAATGTGTTAGCTGCCATTAGTTTTGACTTAAAGTTCACCTATGTGTTGGCTGGATGGGAAGGCAGTGCACATGATTCACGTGTATTAAATGATGCATTTGCTAGGCCAGGGGGATTTTCAATTCCCAATGGTATTACACGATTACTTCACCCTTTTGGtttgttagtttaataaatattatgtgtTTTCCTAAACATAGtagtgatttggtttttttttttttaatatatgtaggtaaattttatcttggtgatgctgggtatggtaataaaaatggaatattgTCACCGTATCGGAGTGTACGATATCACTTGAAAGAGTTTAGTGATCGTCCTCCTGAGAATGCGCAAGAATTGTTCAACCTCCAACACTCTTCATTGAGAACTACCATTGAGCGAGGGTTTGGAGTGGTGAAAAAACGTTTTCGAGTGTTGGATGCAGAACCATATTGGTCTTTCCCAACCCAAGTGAAAGTAGTGTTAGCGTGTTGTGTggttcataatcacattatgGGGGTTGAACCAAATGACCATATTATGGAAGATGCAATGAACCAAGTAGAGCTTAGTGACCACCAACAAGAAACACAATCCCATCGGGAGTCCGTCGAAGATAGTAGATCATGGAATGCTAAGagagatgagatatgccaagCCATGTGGTCTGATTATATCAGGAGTGAAGAGTAgtattttatttagatttctatGATTGTAATGTGTTTTTCCTTGTTGTTTTTTTGTAAAGACAATGTATGTAATATAGACTTTTGGTGATGtaatgaaaaagaatttttagcaTTACATTGTTATTTGATGGTATTACATTGTCATTTCCATAGTTAGCATGTTCCATTCTGTTGTACACATTCATAAGCGtggttgtatgtgtgtttgatttgttaTTCATGTTCCGAGCGTAATTACTAAATGCTACTCTGACTATACTATTTTCATATGTAGTAATGTCAAAGGGGAAAGAAAAAGTTGGTGGCGGCAAGCAATTTAGGTGGCTGCCACCTATGCATGAGATGATGCTAAAGATACTTACAGAGGAGGCTGGAAAGGGCAATAAGCCCTCTAATACTTTTAGGGCCGGCTTCTTTGCTCTTGTAGCCAAGGAGATAACGGCCCATTTCGGGGTTGAGTGCCACCCTGTATTTGTGGAGAACCGGATGCGGACTCTAAGGTCCATGTGGTCAACTATTCAAGAGCTTAGAAGGAAGAGTGGATTCGGTTGGGACGAAAATCTGAAAATGATAACTTGTGACGCAAAAACATACCAAGAAGAAGTTATGGTATGGcttccaactatattttcttaatatagataataatatatgtgtatatgtgtcTATGTTGGGAAAGTGTGCATAGtcttttatattgaatttatgaGAGAAGTTATTATTGCATTGTTATATACGTTCTTTTCTCCCTTACAGGCACATCGGAAGCATGCCGAGTAtctgaacaaaaaaattgagttttacgATGAATTAGCGATTGTGGTGGGAAAGGACACAGCCACAGGTGGCTTTGCTAAGTCCGGAGTGGATATCGAAAATGAGCCAGATAATGGGGATGATGGGGATAGTGCAGACTTTGTCGCAGATAATGTGGAGGAATGTGTGGTTGAAAAGGGGAAGAACGCAAATGAATCATCCACCACTGGGTCGGGAATTTCCAAGTCCCGCAAAAGAGGGCGTGCAGCTTCTACTGTTGATGATAGTGTGCTGACTGATCTGTCTGATCAGCTGAAGGAAATAGCTGGCACTCTGAAAGAAATTAATCGGGGCCCGGTAGATTATACAACTTTGTATAATGAGGTAATGGCTATGATGGCGGAGGGATATAGCGAAGATATGCTCGCTACTGCCTTCGACCATCTTTGTGAGAATGAGAAGACGGCACGTGGATTTTTAGCCAAGAATGCTAGGTTGAGGAAGCTATGGTTAGAtggttattttttctcacaaatttgATTTGCTTATTTCATGTTGACTGTGATGGTAGATTTAGGAATTAACTTATGTTGTAGTATTAATATTGACCTATCaatgtattatatatgtactcTTTTGTATTATTGGGACGATATAATTGcccaaattatgtatttgtaCTGTTCAGATACCACAAATAGGTATCATTTTTGTATGCCATTGAGGTGTAATGCCAATGGTGAACGATTGATGTggctgtttttatataaatattatgggtttttatataaatattatgggtaTATTCGAATGATTATGTTTGATGTTATAATTTTCCGTAAAGTATTGTTACAGATATGTATAGGGAATGCAGgttcttgaattttatctaTAAAGAGTAAAATATAGTTTCAAACTAGTTATTTTTAAGCTCTAACTCCAGCTCGATTATGTTGATCCAAATTATTTTCCGTAAAGTATTTTCCGAACCAAACATGGGAAAACGTTTTCCGTAAAGTATTTTCCGTAAAgtattttccgtaaaatatttGGACGAATCAAACACCGGAATTAAATTTCCGTAAAACGATTTCCGTAAAATATTTGGACGAATCAAACAccggaattgattttccgtaaaacgatTTCCGAAACAGCCAAACACCcaaatacattttccttttccggaaattagcatttccggaaaatatgtattttccggaaaacgatttccagcaaccaaacacagccttagtctATCCCATTAAATTATGTAACCAAGGAAAGCATAcatcaacaataataaaatatttagcatGAAATAATTTTACATGAAAGTGACACAAGCACAATTTAAAGCACAACTGCTCATGGGGAAGAGTTGGGcttttataaaacaaaagtaCATCCATCGAAGATAAACCCAAAAGTATGTAAGAGAATGTGAATGCTTTATTagtttatacaaattttttacatCCAGCTTCAATGAAAAGtgtcaaaaaagtaattttaacttgttcttttttttttttttttttttaatacagaTTAGTTAACAAATTGAGGCTTTTATGAGGATagatttttgtaaataaaaatcaatgcAATATGAAGATAAAGTTAAAGCACTCCCTAcctaaagaaaaatttaaaaatgatctACACTAAGGGCACggttggtagactgtaatagacactgtaatgtaatagttattactattgtttagttattcaatagtttggttatatttttattacaaggaatagtaattccttatgaatagctattctttaaaactagtcgctaacccgtgcatTTGTTGATAATAACATGTCAATCAATTGACACAACTTCcctaacattaaaaaaaaaaaaaaaaaaaaaaaaaaaaaaaaaaaaaaaaaaaccaatatcaaggtataaattatataccaaagcaataaaatctatcacGTACAATGAGATATCGTGATAACCAAATACTTGAGAtcataatttagaaaatatataacttGTATAAGTACACTCTAATACAATTAATTACAGATAAATTAAATTCCAAACAACACCAGCACTTAGGATATCAGCACAAAACAGCAAATTGTACAAAGCAAATATTCAATATATGGTGTATCATTAACAATAGTAATAAGAATCAAACACAACTTACCTTGATTAGATCAACAATAGAGCATCACATTTCTTACCTATCTTCCTCCTTACGACTCTCCATGTATTATGGCTTCTAGAACTCATaagaaatttcatcaaacaccATGTGTACatgtaaaagaaacaacacttaATGAAAGTGAACATTACTAAAAATGTCCATACTCAACTTTAAAATAGTAGCATAATAGTCATAAATCAATCCAAAACTATAAATCAATCCAAGTACAAAGAACTTGGCCATTTCATTGTACTTGGATTCCAAGGCCAAGTTACAACCCACAGCTTGGTATTTGTTAATTAAGGGCAGGTAAAGAGGAGTATTATCCTCCTTATTTTTCTCCCTCAATGGTCCAGTAGAGTGATCTTGCAGCTGCTGGTAAGTCCATATGACCAAAAGTTTCACTATATGCAGATGGCCAGCATTTACTGCTTCATGAAGAGGAAGGTTGCCGCTAGAGTTCTTTTCTGTGACAAATTTTTGGCACAGTTGGATCCTGAGGATTGCTTGTACAAACTCTTCATCGTCTGAGCTTGCAGCAGCAAGATGAAGGATTGTATTCAATTCAGGGGTTTTGTCATAGAGAGGAGAAAGTTCCATATCATGCcttcttttttggattaaatCAATGTCCCTATCTGTTATAGCCTTGTACAAATCAGGATCCATGCTTGTTGCTATCATCAAAGTTCTGCTAGCTTTGTCTTCTGACTTGCTGAGAAATCCATCTCTCTCCACCTTAATTGTGCCTGAGTTCCCACGAATTCTCTGCATCTTAGAATTAGTAAATGTTGTATCCATCTGTGCTTGAATAACTCTGCCTGAGATCCTGGGAGCTCTCTACATCGCAGCATTAATATATCCTGCTGTTGCATGAGCGGTCCGCAGTGCCTGCAATACTGTAATCAAGAGATGTTACcattaatttacaaaataagATAACCTAATCACGAAGTTTGCCCAGTATATGTATTGAGGCAcagtgaaaatgaaaaattcaccATCAGTGGCAGTGTGAAAAGTTTATTACCTGTCAATTAGAGAATTGTCATGGGGGAGGATAATGTTGCTTTTTTGGAGCAAAGCAATATTCTCACCTTTTTCATGCTCGCACAAGCTGGAGCTACTCACACCATTTTCAGCTATCATTGAAGGGCTGTCATCAATTTTGACTGGCTTGTGGATACCTCGATTTCTCTGCAACATGTAGCTGCTCACACTGTGTTCTTGAGCTATGTCCAATACACGATTAATGTTTGGAGCCATACATAATAAAGGAAAGGTAAATACTTGACTGTCCATagaaaaatgcaagaaaaaagaaaaatgcaagcACCCGCAACAAAgtgaaataaaatagaataccaTAGAAAAATCTTAGTAGAAATAACATAAAGTAATTCACAATTGGCAAATCAACAAAGCAAATTAACAAAGGTATCTAAAAGGAACCTTCACAATTGATTGTGCTTCCATTGTTTTTTTCCTCCACACCCAAACAGATGCTCAATTTGGTTAAGTTTGTCTGATCGTGAAAATACTTTGGAAGCTTTATATCAATCAGCTACGAAATTAGAGaaagaaatcaatttaaaaaataataataataatttaacaaatCCTTAGGtgtaaattaattgaaatcaACAATAATCAAACTGAAAGCAATTCAAACATTAAcgaattagtaaaaataaataaaagttaaaacgtTTCACAGATATCTGATGCGATTCATACTAACGGATTTAatcataaagagagaaaagaattaccTTCTTTGGAAGAGTCGGCAGTTTTAATCAAACTAAAAAGCAATTCAAACATTAAcgaattagtaaaaataaataaaagttaaaacgtTTCACAGATATCTAATGCGATTTGTGCTAACGAATTTAAtcttaaagagagaaaagaattaccTTCTTTGGAAGAGTCGGCAGTTTGGGCTAATACCTTAGAGGGAATTAATCTGGAAAAGAACATATTCGATACAAACAGATGCCTagtaaactaaaattaaaacaaaatcaaaaaagacagcaactattttattttgctCGTGCTATACAGAATATTCAGGAATAATCGAGATACATAGAGCACAATTCGattcaatcaatttttatattttaaatcaataattacTAATTAAGAATTATCACTCAGAGATGTTAATTCAATACTAATCATAACGCACAACACATACTTTAGTCTCGAATTTCTCTGAtcaattcaaaaccctaattaaGAGCGAATTGAATTGGGATTTGAATTCATACCTCACTCGCTCACTCACGAAGAGGAGTGTTTACCTTCGCAATCGGGGCTCTCGTCGAAGTTCTTGGAGGGGTACTTGGCGCTGACCATGCCGACCTCGAACACCAAGTCTTTGCCGGTGGATCGGATCCCGGTGATGGACCACCACCTGAACAACGCACGGACCCGAATCCCGTCGAGCTCAGCGATCTTACCCGAAACGATCTTTCCCCTGACTGTCCTGGAATAGGTGGCGAGGTAGTTGTCCGGCGGGAGAGTGATCTTGCAGTCGCCGCCGAGCTCGACGGAGAAGTCGCTGGAGGTCTTGTTTATGGAGTAGCCATGGACTGAGGAGGGTAAGAGTCTGACTGGGAAGCCATAGTTGGTAAGCTCAGTGTGGGCCGCGGATAGGGATTGGGTCGGTTTCGGGTTCGGGTTGGAGATTTGGGCAGAGATGGGTATGAGGAGGATGAGAAGAGCGAGGGtggtggagaagaagaagagggattTTGGGGTCATGGTgttgagttttgagtttgacTGACTGATGAGAAGAAGAACGCGGTGTTGTGTTTGCGTGTGGGGGAACGGCAAAGCGTGGTCTGGGTTTTGGAGGAAGGAGAAGGTAGAGCGTGTTAAAGGCTTAGGGTTCCTCTGATTTTGCgtttaagtatttttttgggttttagaaaagttttttattttttggtttatgatttttttttaaatgtgctgacgtggaaaattgtgggagcttcaaaagcttcggttttatatatatatagatgaggaataactattcctctctaaaagggttgtaatagttattccttagtaaatgtaataatttctaacattaatatatttccaaataaaaactttccatatccacctaaaaattatagaaataaaaaatcatcaaaaaataacttatctctctaaaatttaaaatatattattttctaggaaatataattatatgaataagatatttcctaaaatagatcataagtttcattctaatgttataactcacaaccaaactaatgaataggtttagttatttcattacaacactttttattcctggtaataaagattaccatttctgttgtaatccacattcagtataccaaacgtaccctaagtAATTACTATCATGAAGAGATGACAATGAGATcccaacaataaaataatgctACTTGACTAGACTTGCCAAACCCACCCTGCAGTTATGATCAGACTTATGGTTCCAGCACAAGCCATGCCTAAATAACCATGGttgaagaaaatcaaaatattcaGGATTCCAACCGTAGAATGACATCAAAATAAGCCATAATGCATTACATACAATTATAATCATCTAGGTAGTTAACAGAAACATGTATCCTGTTAGCTACAAACTAAAGATCCTTCATGTAATATCACACTCATAACATGTTGTGGGTGTGAATGTGATTCTACAAAAACACTAAATACTGCCTCGTCTCTTAGACCTACTTTAACTTTGCTCATGAGAAACCCCATCATGGAACACAATTAGACAGCATATGATATATACAATACCAATTTGGTCCCAAAACTAATTTCTTTTCTCCAATCAAGCAAATTTTCGCAAACTTCCCACAGAACCAAACACATCCAAAGCAGtaaaaacaaatattcaaaTCAAGCACAATTGGAATTACAaattaattcatcaaaaaaaaacccaaaaaaaaaaaaaacacacacacacacacacacacacacattcaaaCCCTAGaatataaccaaacaaaaccaaaaaagcaacaaaattgagcataaaaacattcaaatgaAGCTAATtcaaaaaccctaaatctcCAAAATTTAACCAGATGTATCAGATCTAAGAAGAAATTCatgaataaaaacaaaaccctaagaCCATTCAATAGATCCAGAATTACGAATCAAATAATCGGAGATCGCGAAATTgaatattgaaatttgaaggaaagagagaaaaaggggggTGAACTCGCCTGGGTCGACTCGGTGATTGAGAACTCGCCAGTGTTTTTTTGAAGATCTTAGAAAGTGGTTTGGGAATGAAAGAAGACTCTCTCACTCTCTATAGGATGATGAATCGAGTCGGCGATGGTGTGTGGGTCGGCGATGATGCGTGAGCTTCAGCGATGGTGCGTGAGCTTCAATGGTGGCGATGAGGAGGTTGATGAATCAGTGAGAGTTTGTGGATGAGGATGATGGGAATCAGTGAAGCTAAAGCCTTTGTGGAGGATGAGAGTTTGAGCACTGTTTGTGAGAGCTGACAACttaagaagaagagaagaaagaaaagaaaaacgtGGCTATGGAGGCTGATGAAATAGGGTTTGTCCATTGTTTACTATGCTATTTATAAAAAGCCTAAAGTTGCGTTTTTAACTTGCGGCTATAGGCAAAACCTGAAGCCACGTTTAAGAAATGCATCCTCATCACAAACTaaagccacgttttaaacgtgtggcttcaaaataaatttaaagc
This genomic window contains:
- the LOC115969547 gene encoding uncharacterized protein LOC115969547, which produces MTPKSLFFFSTTLALLILLIPISAQISNPNPKPTQSLSAAHTELTNYGFPVRLLPSSVHGYSINKTSSDFSVELGGDCKITLPPDNYLATYSRTVRGKIVSGKIAELDGIRVRALFRWWSITGIRSTGKDLVFEVGMVSAKYPSKNFDESPDCEGKHSSS
- the LOC115967926 gene encoding putative nuclease HARBI1 isoform X1, with protein sequence MKPIAFHHLCHILTEGEHLRPTVHMSVTEQVFIFLHIIGHNVRFRVMGSRIYRSTETVHRYFKIVLRGVLKLYRALIRLRSEDTPPEIRNSRRFYPYFKDCVGAIDGTHVRASVPPEIQGRFRGRKDGTTQNVLAAISFDLKFTYVLAGWEGSAHDSRVLNDAFARPGGFSIPNGKFYLGDAGYGNKNGILSPYRSVRYHLKEFSDRPPENAQELFNLQHSSLRTTIERGFGVVKKRFRVLDAEPYWSFPTQVKVVLACCVVHNHIMGVEPNDHIMEDAMNQVELSDHQQETQSHRESVEDSRSWNAKRDEICQAMWSDYIRSEE
- the LOC115967926 gene encoding uncharacterized protein LOC115967926 isoform X2; its protein translation is MSKGKEKVGGGKQFRWLPPMHEMMLKILTEEAGKGNKPSNTFRAGFFALVAKEITAHFGVECHPVFVENRMRTLRSMWSTIQELRRKSGFGWDENLKMITCDAKTYQEEVMAHRKHAEYLNKKIEFYDELAIVVGKDTATGGFAKSGVDIENEPDNGDDGDSADFVADNVEECVVEKGKNANESSTTGSGISKSRKRGRAASTVDDSVLTDLSDQLKEIAGTLKEINRGPVDYTTLYNEVMAMMAEGYSEDMLATAFDHLCENEKTARGFLAKNARLRKLWLDGYFFSQI